The Alistipes finegoldii DSM 17242 DNA segment ATCTATTTTTCGGACAACACGACGGCCGAGATCAAGAACGGCACGGCCGGAGCCGACGCACCCGTTATCGGCGTCAAGCAGGATACGGACGAGGTCTACTATTGGACGATCACGACCGACGGCAAAACCGAGTGGCTGATGGCCGGCGGCGCGAAACTGCGCGTGACGGGCGAAAGCGTCAAGCCCGTGATGTCGGTCGATGACGAGGGCTACTGGACGATCAGCTACGACGGCGGCAAGACCTCCGAGCGGATTCTCGATGCCGCGGGCGATCCCGTTTCCGCCGTGACCGAGGGCAGCAGCATCGGTTCGCTGTTCAAGAGCGTCAATTACGACGACAACAATGTCTATTTCGAACTGAGCGACGGTTCGATCGTGACGGTGCCCGTGCGCAGCAATTTCTACATGCTGATCCGCAAGGCGCCCGAAGTCGCGACTTTCGTTTTCGGCGAGACCAAGGTCTGGGACGTCGAGTCCGCCGGGGTGACGAAAACCCTTGTTTCGAAGCCCGACGAGTGGAAGGTGACCTATGCCGACGGCAAGCTGACGGTCACGGCCCCGACCGAAGCGCATAAGGAGTGCGCCGATCTGCGGGGTACGGTGGGCATCACCTACTTCAGCGCCAACGGTCAGGCCGACGCCGTGATGATGGACGTCGTGGCCGACGCCGACTACAGGGGCGAGACCGTGGGTGAAGATTTCACGGTCAATATCACGGAGATCACCGATAAGATTGTTACGATGGCCGTTACCCCGAAGAATACCGAGACATATTGGTATGTAGGATATGGTACGAAAGAGGAAATCGACGCTAAAGGGACTGATTATCTGGTCAAAGCCCCTAACGGTTACCTTTCGATGCTGGGATTCTATGCCACCATGGGCTGGCTCGACAATTATGCCAGCAAGGGGATGAAATCGGACCTTTCGTTAAGTATCGGGTTGCAACCCGCTACGGAATATTATGCCGTGATATTTGGCTTTGAAGCCAATGCCGCCACTTCCAGCAGCACCCTTACCACAGGTGTGATGACGGTTCCTTTCAAGACTCAGGAGCCGGTCGTAATCAATACCGTTTACCGCATCGACGTCTCCGACGTGTCGTGGTACGGCGCCAAGTACGTCTGCGTTCCGTCGGACGATCTGGGGTACCTCCACGGTTTTATCCGCAAGTCGGAATTCGACACTTATGACGATGACGCCGCCTTTATGACGTCGCGTATCGAGATTTACAAGAAGGCCTACAAAGACGAACTGGAGAGCGGCGCGCTGACATGGGCCGATCTGACCTTCACCGAAACGCAGACTGTCGTGGCTCCGGCCTATATCGAAGAGGCAGGCGCTACGCGCATGGGACTGGTCGATGATACGGAGTACTATGTCTATGCCTTCTCCTGCACCGACGGCAATGCCACCTCGCCGTTGTCGAAGGCAGCCTTCAAGACCGGAAAATTCACCCCTTCCGAGGAGTGTACGTTCGAAATCACCACCACGGTCGAGCGTCAGGACGTAACGGTGAACGTCGTGCCGTCGAACAGGAACGTCACTTATTATTTCAGCGTCACCAGAGCCGCGCAGCAGGAGCAGTTCGACGCCGACCTGCAGTTTGCCGTGGACGACCTGATCTGGACCAAGATATGGGCCGAGTCGCAGCAGATCACGCTCTCCAGCATGCTTTCGAAGGGTGAGGACAGCAACAAGTGGACCGACCTTTGGGCCGCGACGGCTTATATCGTTTGCGCCTACGGCGTTTCGGAGGACGGGACGATCACGACGCGTCCGACCCTCGCCCGCTTCGTGACGAAGGGGACGATTGACCAGACGAGCGTGAAAAACGCCGCCGCGAGCGCCATGGGCGGCAAGGTCTTCCGCCGTTAGCCGTTCCGGACATACTGAAAACGGGAACGCCGCAGGAGATTTCCTGCGGCGTTCTTCGTTTCTGCGGATTCCGGCGCGTCAATAGCCGAAAATCTCCTCCTGCGATACGGTCTGAATGGGACCGAGGGTTTTCAGGTAGTTGAGATCGAGGTCCTGAATGTCGCCCAGAATGCCGTAGACGTATTTGCGGCCTTTGACCCACTTCTGCTGGGCGGCTTTCACGTCGTCGAGCGTCATGGACTGGACCTTCTCGAAAATCTGCTTGTCGCGGGGTGCGTCGAGGCCCAGATCGCGGGCGCGGAGATAGCTCCACAATACGCCGTCTTTGACCGTGCGCTCGGTACGCAGGCGCGAGACGAGGGCTTCCTTGGCGATGCCGAACGCCTTTTCCGATTCGGGCATGTTGTTGATGATGTCGTCGAACGCTTCGGCGGCTTTTTGCATCTTGTCGTTCTGCGTGGCGATGAAGGCGTAGTAGCTGTAATCGCCGTTGGCGTTGCTCGGCGTAGCGAGGGTGGCCCATGCCGTGTACGCCAGACCGCGCGCCTCGCGCATCTCTTGGAAGACGATGGTGTTCATGCCGCCGCCGAAATATTCGTTGTAGAGCGTGATTTCGGGATCGGCTGCCACGTCGAATTTCTCGCCGCGGTTCGAGAACTGCAGGTAGTAGAGCTGTTTGGCGTCGTACTGAGCCAGTACGACCTTGTTCGCGTCGGTGGGCAGCAGGGCGCTGAACTTCTTCTCCAGCGGCTGCAGGTCGGCGGCGACCTTGTGGTGTTTCGCCAGCGCACTCTTGACTTCGGCCTCTTTCTGCGGGCCGTAGTAGAGCACTTCGTGCTGTTTGCCCGTCAGGTCGCCGATTTTGGCGAGCAGCTGCTCCGAGGTCAGCGCCTGCAGCGCCGGGTCGGTGAGGGTCGTGCGGCGGATGAAGTCGCCGCCGTAGAACAGATAGCGCTGGAGCGCGCCGAAACAGCGGCTCTGATTGAGCTTCGCATCCGCACGGCTCTTGAGCATGTCGGCCTTGCAATTCTCCAGAATCGCTTCGTCGGGTTTGGCTCCGGCGATCAGCCCTTCGACGATCTCCATGGCTTTGCCCATGTTTTCGCTCAGTCCGGTGATCTGGATCGAACTCTGGTTGGCCCCGGCGTTCATGTAGAACGAGCAGGCGATGTCGTACATCTCCGATGCGATCTCTTCGGCGGTCATCTTGTCGGTCCCCAGATAGCTCAGGTAGTTGAATGCCAGATTCAACGCCGGATCGTTCTCCGTACCGGTGTTGAAGACGTAGATCAGCGTGAAGATATCGTTGGTCTCGTTCTTCTTGTAGAGAACGTCGATGCCGGGCTGCGCCTCGAACTGCGACATGTCTTTCTTGTAATCGACGAATACGGGTTCGATCGGCTGCACCTGCGAGGTCTGTATCTCGGAGAGGAATTCGCTCTGCGAGTCGCGGTTGGTCACGATCGGGGTGATCTTCGGTGCTGCGATCTTCTGCTCGTCGGGGTCTTTGCCCTCGCGTTTGTAGATGATGGCGTAACTTTCGGGACCGAGGTATTTGTTGGCCCACTCCACGACGTCCTGCTTGGTGATCTTCGACATGCGGTCGAGCCGTGCGACCTCGTCGGCCCAGTCTGCGCCGCTGATGAACGAATAGACATAGAGTATCGCGCGGCTGTCGTTCTCCTCGAACGAGCGCATCAGCTGCATTTTGTAGTTGTTGATGGTCGCTTCAATCAGTTTTTCATCGAAGTCCCCCTCCCGCAGTTTTGCCACCTCCTCCAGAAGCAGGTCGCGGACTTCGTCGAGCGACTGCCCCGTCTTGGGGCGTCCGGCCACGAGGAACGAACTGTAATCGGGCTGCGTCGAGGCATAGCCGTAGGCCGAGAGCACCTTCTGCTGCTGGTTCAGGTCGAGGTCGATCAGTCCGGCCTGTCCGTTGTAGAGGATCGAACCCACGATGTCGCTGATGTCGGTCGATTTGTCGTTCGCGCCCGGCAGACGCCAGCCCAGCATGACGTTGGCCGCTTCGAGTCCGTAAACCTCCTTCACCACGGGAGTCGTGATCGGCTTTTCGGGTTCGAACTGCAGTTCGGGCAGGTTGGGATTGGGCTGCATGTCGCCGAAGTACTTCTCGATCGTGGCGACCATTTCGTCGGGTTCGAAATCGCCCGAAACGCATACGGCCATGTTGTTGGGCACGTAGTAGGTCTTGTGGTAGTTTCGGACGTTGGTGATCGACGGATTTTTCAGATGCTCCTGTGTTCCCAGCACGGTCTGCGTGCCGTAGGGGTGGTTGGGGAACAGCGCGGCGTCCATCGCTTCCCAGACTTTGCGGCTGTCCTGCGTCAGGGACATGTTCTTCTCCTCGTAAATGGTCTCAAGCTCGGTATGGAAGCCGCGGATCACGGGATTCTTGAAACGGTCGGCTTGGATTTTGGCCCAGTTGTCGATCTGGTTCGAGGGAATGTCCTCGACGTAGACCGTCATGTCCTGCGACGTGAAGGCGTTGGTGCCGTTGGCTCCGATGGCCGACATCAGCTTGTCGTACTCGTTGGGAATGGCGATTTTCGAAGCTTCGTAGCTGATCGAGTCTATGCGGCGGTAGATGGCCGCGCGCTCGGCCTCGTCGGCGGTCTTGCGGTAAACCTCGAAGAGACTTTCGATCTCGTCGAGCATCGGTTTCTCCGCGGCGTAGTCCGAGGTGCCGAACTGCTGCGTGCCTTTGAACATCAGGTGTTCGAAGTAGTGCGCCAGACCCGTGGTCTCCGCGGGGTCGTTCTTGCCGCCGACCTTCACGGCGATATAGGTCTGGATGCGGGGCGCCTCCTTGTTTACGCTCATGTAGACTTTCAGTCCGTTGTCGAGCGTGTAGATGCGGGTGTTCAACGGATCGCCCGCCACCGTTTCGTACTTGTACTTGGAACAAGCCGCGGCCAGCATCGCTGCGATGACTACCGCAAATAGTAGAAACTTTCTCATTATCGATAGGGTTAGAAAAGAGTTGCGAACCAGTCCCGGACGGCGGGGTAGGTGTCGGCCGTCACATGGACGAACATGCCGATCGCCGCCGCGAGTTTGATGCCCGTGCCGACGACGAACGAGAGGAACGAGCCTATGCCGACCAGAAACGCCTTGCCCGCGTCGCGGCGGTCGTTGAGCAGCTCGCCGAGCACGGCGCCGAAGAAGGGGCCGAGGATGATGCCGACGGGCGGAAAGAAGAAGAATCCGGCGAAGACGCCGACCGTGGCGCCGATGGCGCCCGAACGGGAGCCTCCGAAGCGGCGGGTCATCCACGCCG contains these protein-coding regions:
- a CDS encoding PL29 family lyase N-terminal domain-containing protein, with translation MKFFTMRRLAACVAALLLVSPPLLTGCDDYDDSELWQNVNDLKSRIEALETKIGQMNTEIAALQKIVDDAVTVVKVEKGADGYVIYFSDNTTAEIKNGTAGADAPVIGVKQDTDEVYYWTITTDGKTEWLMAGGAKLRVTGESVKPVMSVDDEGYWTISYDGGKTSERILDAAGDPVSAVTEGSSIGSLFKSVNYDDNNVYFELSDGSIVTVPVRSNFYMLIRKAPEVATFVFGETKVWDVESAGVTKTLVSKPDEWKVTYADGKLTVTAPTEAHKECADLRGTVGITYFSANGQADAVMMDVVADADYRGETVGEDFTVNITEITDKIVTMAVTPKNTETYWYVGYGTKEEIDAKGTDYLVKAPNGYLSMLGFYATMGWLDNYASKGMKSDLSLSIGLQPATEYYAVIFGFEANAATSSSTLTTGVMTVPFKTQEPVVINTVYRIDVSDVSWYGAKYVCVPSDDLGYLHGFIRKSEFDTYDDDAAFMTSRIEIYKKAYKDELESGALTWADLTFTETQTVVAPAYIEEAGATRMGLVDDTEYYVYAFSCTDGNATSPLSKAAFKTGKFTPSEECTFEITTTVERQDVTVNVVPSNRNVTYYFSVTRAAQQEQFDADLQFAVDDLIWTKIWAESQQITLSSMLSKGEDSNKWTDLWAATAYIVCAYGVSEDGTITTRPTLARFVTKGTIDQTSVKNAAASAMGGKVFRR
- a CDS encoding DUF456 domain-containing protein, with the translated sequence MDIALSVAAFLLSIVGIVGCIVPALPGVVLSYAGLLCAYFTSYSSMSPAAIWLWLAITVAVSVADYFLPAWMTRRFGGSRSGAIGATVGVFAGFFFFPPVGIILGPFFGAVLGELLNDRRDAGKAFLVGIGSFLSFVVGTGIKLAAAIGMFVHVTADTYPAVRDWFATLF
- a CDS encoding M16 family metallopeptidase, whose amino-acid sequence is MRKFLLFAVVIAAMLAAACSKYKYETVAGDPLNTRIYTLDNGLKVYMSVNKEAPRIQTYIAVKVGGKNDPAETTGLAHYFEHLMFKGTQQFGTSDYAAEKPMLDEIESLFEVYRKTADEAERAAIYRRIDSISYEASKIAIPNEYDKLMSAIGANGTNAFTSQDMTVYVEDIPSNQIDNWAKIQADRFKNPVIRGFHTELETIYEEKNMSLTQDSRKVWEAMDAALFPNHPYGTQTVLGTQEHLKNPSITNVRNYHKTYYVPNNMAVCVSGDFEPDEMVATIEKYFGDMQPNPNLPELQFEPEKPITTPVVKEVYGLEAANVMLGWRLPGANDKSTDISDIVGSILYNGQAGLIDLDLNQQQKVLSAYGYASTQPDYSSFLVAGRPKTGQSLDEVRDLLLEEVAKLREGDFDEKLIEATINNYKMQLMRSFEENDSRAILYVYSFISGADWADEVARLDRMSKITKQDVVEWANKYLGPESYAIIYKREGKDPDEQKIAAPKITPIVTNRDSQSEFLSEIQTSQVQPIEPVFVDYKKDMSQFEAQPGIDVLYKKNETNDIFTLIYVFNTGTENDPALNLAFNYLSYLGTDKMTAEEIASEMYDIACSFYMNAGANQSSIQITGLSENMGKAMEIVEGLIAGAKPDEAILENCKADMLKSRADAKLNQSRCFGALQRYLFYGGDFIRRTTLTDPALQALTSEQLLAKIGDLTGKQHEVLYYGPQKEAEVKSALAKHHKVAADLQPLEKKFSALLPTDANKVVLAQYDAKQLYYLQFSNRGEKFDVAADPEITLYNEYFGGGMNTIVFQEMREARGLAYTAWATLATPSNANGDYSYYAFIATQNDKMQKAAEAFDDIINNMPESEKAFGIAKEALVSRLRTERTVKDGVLWSYLRARDLGLDAPRDKQIFEKVQSMTLDDVKAAQQKWVKGRKYVYGILGDIQDLDLNYLKTLGPIQTVSQEEIFGY